One Flagellimonas sp. CMM7 genomic region harbors:
- a CDS encoding TonB-dependent receptor gives MKTLFTTTALCGLALIGSAQEKPTDSLEGKKIVLDEVLVQAIRVTKEFPITFSNLDKEEIAPRNLGQDIPILMNFLPAVVTTSNAGAGVGYTGIRVRGSDATRVNVTINGVPYNDAESQGTFWVNMPDFASSTESLQLQRGVGTSTNGAGAFGASLNLLTDAYTEEAYGRVSSSIGSFNTLRNNLKFSTGLLNDHVEISGRLSRITSDGYVDRASSELDAYFLQGTYKDDNTLIKALLFGGHEITYQSWFGIDTETLRTNRTFNPAGLYTDENGNTQFYDKEVDNYKQDHFQLHWNENIGLEWSSNIAFHYTRGRGYFEQFREDDDFATYGFEPITVNGQAVNTTDLIRRRWLDNDFYGTVLSLNHKKENLDLIIGGGYNVYKGDHFGEVIWARFASNSTIRDRYYDDNSTKTDFNSYVKANYKLDSKWSIFGDLQYRGVSYEANGEDTGLVDDTFNFFNPKAGITFNLNPSNNFYFSYAVANREPNRNDYENGNPKPERLNDFELGWRYVSPDFQLNTNVYYMRYKDQLVLTGELNDVGAPLRANVGDSYRLGLEIDANIKLGNKFALQPNVALSDNRNIDFVFQRDGALEDLGNTNIAFSPNVVAGNILSFLPNENLQLSLLSKFVGKQYMGNIDSEVSVLESYSQTDFNVQYIIETNSFIKNIVLSGLVNNIFDEDIVSDGFFFTFDDGGTTVEGAGFYPQAGINFILGATINF, from the coding sequence ATGAAAACTTTATTCACAACTACTGCCCTTTGCGGGCTGGCACTCATTGGCAGTGCCCAAGAAAAACCAACAGATTCTTTAGAAGGAAAAAAAATTGTACTGGACGAGGTGTTGGTTCAAGCTATTAGGGTTACAAAAGAGTTTCCAATTACTTTTTCCAATTTGGACAAAGAAGAAATTGCTCCTAGAAACTTAGGGCAAGACATCCCAATTTTGATGAATTTTTTACCTGCTGTGGTGACCACATCCAATGCTGGGGCAGGGGTTGGCTACACTGGTATTCGTGTTAGAGGTAGTGATGCAACGAGGGTGAATGTGACCATCAATGGTGTTCCATACAATGATGCCGAGTCGCAAGGAACTTTTTGGGTCAATATGCCTGACTTTGCTTCGTCTACGGAAAGTCTTCAGTTACAACGAGGCGTGGGGACGTCTACAAACGGTGCTGGTGCATTTGGTGCAAGCTTAAATTTATTGACAGATGCCTATACTGAAGAAGCTTATGGTAGAGTATCTTCATCTATTGGAAGCTTTAATACCCTAAGGAATAATCTAAAGTTTAGCACTGGTCTGCTCAACGACCATGTTGAGATTTCAGGAAGACTGTCAAGAATTACCTCTGATGGATATGTGGATAGGGCAAGCTCAGAACTGGATGCATATTTTTTGCAGGGGACTTATAAAGATGATAATACGCTGATTAAAGCATTACTTTTTGGAGGCCATGAGATTACCTACCAGTCCTGGTTTGGAATTGATACGGAAACATTAAGGACCAATCGAACTTTTAACCCGGCCGGATTATATACGGACGAAAATGGGAATACTCAGTTTTACGATAAAGAAGTGGACAACTACAAGCAAGATCATTTTCAATTACACTGGAATGAAAATATTGGTCTTGAATGGAGTTCTAATATTGCGTTTCATTATACAAGAGGAAGAGGTTATTTTGAGCAATTTAGGGAAGATGATGATTTTGCAACCTATGGTTTTGAGCCTATAACGGTTAATGGACAAGCGGTAAATACAACGGATTTGATTAGAAGAAGATGGTTGGATAATGATTTTTATGGAACAGTTCTGTCTTTAAATCACAAGAAGGAAAATCTAGATTTAATTATTGGTGGCGGTTATAATGTGTACAAAGGGGACCATTTTGGAGAAGTTATCTGGGCACGTTTTGCCAGCAATAGTACTATTAGAGATCGTTACTATGATGACAACTCCACTAAAACTGATTTTAACAGCTATGTAAAGGCCAACTATAAACTAGATAGTAAATGGTCCATATTTGGAGATTTGCAATATAGAGGTGTTAGCTATGAGGCCAATGGTGAGGATACAGGACTGGTTGATGATACTTTTAATTTTTTCAATCCAAAAGCGGGAATCACTTTTAATCTTAACCCAAGCAACAATTTCTATTTTTCATATGCTGTTGCCAATAGGGAACCCAATAGGAATGATTACGAGAATGGAAACCCCAAACCAGAACGTTTAAACGATTTTGAATTGGGATGGAGATATGTTTCCCCAGATTTTCAGCTAAATACCAATGTGTATTATATGCGTTATAAAGATCAGTTGGTGCTTACAGGAGAGCTAAATGATGTAGGGGCGCCATTACGGGCCAATGTTGGGGATAGCTATAGATTGGGACTGGAGATAGATGCAAATATTAAATTAGGGAATAAATTTGCTTTGCAACCTAATGTTGCATTAAGTGATAATAGAAATATCGATTTTGTTTTTCAAAGAGATGGAGCACTTGAGGATTTGGGAAACACAAATATTGCATTTTCACCTAACGTAGTAGCAGGCAATATTCTTTCGTTTCTACCAAATGAAAACCTGCAACTGTCCTTGCTTTCAAAATTTGTAGGGAAACAATACATGGGTAATATTGATTCTGAAGTTTCTGTTTTGGAAAGTTATTCGCAAACAGACTTTAATGTGCAGTACATTATTGAAACCAATTCATTTATAAAGAATATTGTGCTTTCTGGTTTGGTCAACAATATTTTTGATGAGGACATCGTTTCAGATGGATTTTTCTTCACTTTTGATGATGGCGGCACCACAGTTGAAGGAGCAGGTTTCTATCCACAGGCAGGCATCAACTTTATATTAGGAGCAACCATTAATTTCTGA
- a CDS encoding Gfo/Idh/MocA family protein — protein MTESLSFFNKSPIKWGVIGCGSVTEKKSVPAYQMTQDFQVNMVMRRNAEKAEDYAKRHKIPNWTTNAKEVIEHPDIDAVYIATPPDTHKFYALQVAESGKPCCIEKPMAPNYQDSLVIYEAFKSRNLPLFIAYYRRSLPRFLKIKEWLNGNLIGEVRHIHWQKTKPPSDIDMRRTSNWRTDKNVAPGGYFDDLASHGLDLFTYLLGDIKEAKGIALNQQGLYSAYDAVSGIWLHDGGVTGEGNWNFGSSHRIDGVEIFGSEGKINFSVLDEAPIELENASGHQVMNIKHPEHIQEYHVQNIKDHLLGKTVHPSLGYSGLHTSWVMDKILGNH, from the coding sequence ATGACAGAATCCCTTTCTTTTTTTAATAAATCACCCATAAAATGGGGTGTTATAGGTTGCGGAAGTGTTACTGAGAAAAAGAGTGTCCCAGCCTATCAAATGACCCAAGATTTTCAGGTGAATATGGTCATGAGGCGAAATGCCGAAAAGGCAGAAGATTATGCCAAAAGGCACAAAATACCAAATTGGACGACCAATGCAAAAGAAGTCATAGAGCATCCAGATATTGATGCCGTTTATATTGCCACACCACCAGACACCCATAAATTTTATGCCCTTCAAGTGGCGGAATCGGGAAAACCATGTTGTATAGAAAAGCCAATGGCTCCAAATTATCAGGATAGTTTGGTAATTTATGAGGCCTTTAAATCAAGAAACCTGCCACTTTTTATAGCCTACTATCGCAGGTCCCTTCCAAGGTTTCTAAAAATAAAGGAATGGTTAAATGGAAATCTGATTGGGGAGGTAAGGCATATTCATTGGCAAAAGACAAAACCTCCTAGCGATATAGATATGCGAAGAACATCTAATTGGAGAACAGATAAGAATGTAGCACCTGGAGGCTATTTTGACGACTTGGCCAGCCACGGGCTGGATTTGTTCACCTATCTTCTGGGTGATATAAAAGAAGCAAAGGGTATAGCATTAAACCAGCAAGGACTATATTCTGCTTACGATGCCGTTTCAGGTATTTGGCTTCATGATGGTGGGGTTACCGGAGAGGGTAATTGGAATTTTGGAAGTAGCCACCGTATTGATGGAGTTGAAATTTTTGGTTCAGAAGGGAAAATAAACTTTTCTGTTTTAGATGAAGCCCCAATTGAATTGGAGAATGCATCGGGACACCAAGTCATGAATATTAAACATCCGGAGCATATTCAGGAATATCATGTACAAAACATAAAAGACCATCTTTTAGGAAAAACAGTGCATCCTTCTTTGGGGTATTCTGGATTGCATACCAGCTGGGTTATGGATAAAATATTAGGGAACCATTAA
- the greA gene encoding transcription elongation factor GreA — MSKVSYYTAEGLKKLREEVNYLKDVERPKASQAIGEARDKGDLSENAEYDAAKEAQGLLEMKISKMEETLANARLIDESQLDTSKVLVLSTVKLKNQTNGMEMKYTLVAESEADLKTGKISVTSPIGKGLLGKTVGDVAEITVPNGTLKFDILEITRD, encoded by the coding sequence ATGAGTAAAGTATCTTATTATACAGCAGAAGGATTAAAAAAATTAAGGGAAGAGGTCAACTACTTAAAAGATGTGGAAAGACCTAAAGCTTCACAAGCTATAGGGGAAGCAAGAGATAAAGGGGATTTGTCGGAGAATGCGGAATATGACGCGGCCAAAGAAGCACAGGGTCTTTTAGAGATGAAGATTTCTAAAATGGAAGAAACGCTGGCCAACGCCAGATTAATAGATGAGTCGCAATTAGATACTTCGAAAGTATTGGTTTTATCAACTGTGAAGTTGAAAAACCAAACCAATGGTATGGAAATGAAATACACCTTGGTAGCCGAGAGTGAGGCCGACCTTAAAACAGGTAAGATATCTGTTACTTCTCCTATAGGGAAAGGGCTGTTGGGTAAAACCGTTGGTGATGTTGCAGAGATCACTGTGCCCAATGGAACGTTAAAATTTGATATTTTGGAGATTACACGAGATTAA
- a CDS encoding HIT family protein, which translates to MPSIFTKIISGEIPCYKIAEDPDNFAFLDINPNSKGHTLCVPKKEVDKVLDLDEESYINLMSFSRKVGKAIEAAVPCKRVGMTVIGLEVPHVHVHLIPLHSMKNATFGYKESMEAEEFESIAEKIRSFIK; encoded by the coding sequence ATGCCCAGTATTTTCACCAAAATTATTAGTGGAGAGATTCCCTGTTACAAGATAGCTGAGGACCCAGATAATTTTGCGTTTCTCGATATTAATCCAAACTCAAAAGGACATACACTTTGCGTTCCTAAAAAGGAAGTGGACAAAGTATTGGATTTAGATGAAGAGTCGTATATCAACCTTATGTCATTTTCCAGAAAAGTAGGAAAGGCGATTGAAGCAGCTGTTCCGTGTAAACGTGTAGGCATGACCGTTATAGGTTTGGAAGTTCCCCATGTTCATGTACACCTAATTCCATTGCATAGCATGAAGAACGCAACTTTTGGTTACAAAGAAAGTATGGAGGCTGAAGAATTTGAATCTATTGCCGAAAAAATTAGAAGCTTCATTAAATAA
- a CDS encoding PAS domain-containing sensor histidine kinase has translation MNFSPKKKASNITLLISAFVIVSLILWNTNSFFKNFKEEERLKMEIWATAQSELIQSSVDQELGNLTLKVMGNNTSTPMILVNEEGSIKTHNISEEKAADSAYIQRKIRQFESENEPVHIIQEGELLETLYYGNSEVLNKLKYYPLALLLIIFLFGAVIFFFFKTNKASEQNKLWAGMAKETAHQIGTPLTSLLGWNELLKSESINPDITKEIAKDISRLETITDRFSKIGSIPDLEVHDIVSETEKAYEYLKRRSSKLIHFSFTSGIDELPVLLNPPLFNWSIENLVKNGIDAMKGRGNITIEIEKKGQFVNILVSDTGHGIPKSDFQNIFSPGVTSKKRGWGLGLSLVKRIVEEYHKGKIKVLSSSKEGTIMQISLRANV, from the coding sequence ATGAACTTTAGCCCCAAAAAGAAGGCTTCCAACATTACCCTATTAATTTCGGCATTCGTTATTGTGAGCCTTATTCTTTGGAACACAAATAGTTTCTTTAAGAATTTTAAGGAAGAAGAACGACTCAAAATGGAGATTTGGGCTACCGCACAGTCGGAACTCATTCAATCTTCCGTAGATCAAGAATTAGGGAACTTAACTTTAAAGGTTATGGGCAACAACACCTCTACCCCCATGATCCTGGTAAATGAGGAAGGTTCCATAAAAACGCACAATATTTCCGAAGAAAAAGCGGCAGACAGTGCCTACATTCAAAGAAAAATAAGACAGTTTGAAAGTGAGAACGAACCAGTACATATTATTCAAGAAGGAGAGCTATTGGAAACGCTGTATTATGGCAACTCTGAAGTTCTGAACAAATTGAAATATTATCCTCTGGCCCTCCTTTTGATTATTTTTCTTTTTGGAGCGGTCATTTTCTTTTTCTTCAAAACCAACAAAGCATCAGAACAAAACAAGCTTTGGGCGGGAATGGCCAAAGAAACCGCACACCAAATAGGAACTCCACTAACATCGCTTTTGGGTTGGAATGAACTTTTGAAATCTGAAAGCATCAACCCAGATATCACCAAAGAAATTGCAAAGGATATTTCGAGACTGGAGACCATTACAGACCGTTTTTCAAAAATAGGGTCTATCCCTGATTTGGAAGTGCATGACATAGTTTCTGAAACTGAAAAGGCCTATGAATATTTAAAGCGGAGAAGCTCCAAACTTATCCATTTTTCTTTTACTTCTGGTATTGATGAATTACCTGTTCTTTTAAATCCCCCTTTGTTTAATTGGAGCATTGAAAACCTTGTGAAAAATGGAATTGATGCTATGAAAGGGAGAGGAAACATTACCATAGAGATTGAGAAAAAAGGACAATTTGTCAATATTTTGGTTTCAGATACGGGGCATGGTATTCCAAAAAGTGATTTTCAAAACATTTTTAGTCCAGGGGTAACCTCTAAAAAAAGAGGCTGGGGACTAGGGCTTTCATTGGTAAAAAGAATTGTAGAAGAGTACCATAAAGGAAAAATTAAAGTACTTTCGTCAAGTAAAGAAGGAACAATCATGCAAATTTCCCTTAGAGCAAATGTTTAA
- a CDS encoding DUF3127 domain-containing protein, with protein sequence MEVQGKIKMIDETKTYGNNGFRKRELVITTEEQYPQHILVEFVQDKCDLLNNYSVGQMVKVSINLRGREWVNPQGETKYFNSVQGWRVENLQTEGGAENMPPVPPMEAFEPADNLKEEDHDDLPF encoded by the coding sequence ATGGAAGTCCAAGGAAAAATTAAAATGATTGATGAAACCAAAACCTACGGTAACAATGGTTTCAGAAAAAGAGAATTAGTTATTACTACAGAGGAGCAATATCCTCAGCATATTTTAGTGGAATTTGTACAGGACAAGTGCGATTTGCTTAACAATTATAGCGTGGGGCAAATGGTGAAAGTTAGTATTAATTTAAGAGGTAGAGAGTGGGTAAATCCACAAGGAGAGACCAAGTATTTTAATTCTGTACAAGGTTGGCGAGTAGAGAACTTGCAAACCGAAGGAGGTGCTGAGAATATGCCGCCTGTTCCACCAATGGAAGCTTTTGAACCTGCAGATAACCTTAAAGAGGAAGACCACGACGATTTACCATTCTAG
- a CDS encoding short-chain fatty acid transporter yields MGLTKVIERVFRRYLPSPFTIAVLLTILTIVLALIFTDNTSDKNHVTVILSHWENGIWNNGLLVFAYQMMLILVLGHVLVLSKPMERLILSITKLVKNTSNAAVLVALPTMLVSFFNWGLGLIFGAILARKVGEYAQANNIPINYPLIGASGYVGLMVWHGGISGSAPIKVSEAGHLKSLLEGISNVELLGQLPETISTSLTVFSYWNLILFTVVALSIVVTVYHLGKRVSPNSVNLKEYKFKSVEKENLEGAEKLDYSKIAATCFGFLILIAFLLQYLPALQALNITPNMLNFFMLGLAIILHGSFKSFLVAVEEAIGDTAGILIQFPLYFGIMGIMGSSGMINDISDFFVSISTTVTLPIFTFLSAGLVNIFVPSGGGQWAVQGPLVLESAIQLGVPLPQAVMALAYGDQVTNMLQPFWALPLLGITKLKAKEILPYTLIFMLIGSLVYISGLLIL; encoded by the coding sequence TTGGGTCTTACCAAGGTAATAGAACGTGTATTTAGAAGGTATTTGCCTTCACCTTTTACCATTGCAGTACTTCTAACAATACTGACGATTGTTCTTGCTTTAATTTTTACTGACAACACCTCAGATAAAAATCATGTAACTGTTATCCTTTCTCATTGGGAGAATGGGATTTGGAACAATGGTCTTTTGGTATTTGCATACCAAATGATGCTCATTTTGGTTCTGGGTCATGTATTGGTATTGAGTAAGCCCATGGAGCGATTAATTCTGAGCATTACCAAGTTAGTAAAGAACACCTCTAATGCAGCTGTTTTGGTAGCGTTGCCAACAATGTTGGTTTCCTTTTTTAATTGGGGGTTAGGGCTAATTTTTGGAGCTATTTTGGCTAGAAAAGTTGGTGAATATGCCCAAGCAAACAACATCCCGATCAATTACCCCCTAATAGGCGCTTCTGGGTATGTGGGCTTAATGGTTTGGCATGGAGGAATAAGTGGGTCTGCCCCAATAAAGGTTTCAGAAGCGGGGCATTTGAAGAGCTTGTTAGAAGGAATTTCCAACGTTGAACTCTTAGGTCAATTGCCAGAAACTATTTCTACCTCGCTTACGGTATTCAGTTATTGGAACCTTATTCTATTTACGGTTGTAGCTTTATCTATTGTCGTTACGGTATATCATTTAGGGAAAAGAGTTAGCCCAAATAGTGTTAATTTAAAGGAGTACAAATTCAAATCTGTTGAGAAGGAAAATCTAGAAGGAGCGGAAAAACTGGATTACTCAAAAATAGCAGCTACATGTTTTGGGTTTTTAATTTTGATTGCTTTTTTACTTCAATACTTACCTGCTCTACAAGCCCTTAACATTACTCCAAATATGCTCAACTTCTTCATGTTGGGTCTGGCAATTATACTTCACGGAAGTTTTAAGAGCTTTTTGGTCGCAGTGGAAGAGGCCATTGGAGACACTGCAGGGATATTGATTCAATTTCCACTGTATTTTGGAATTATGGGAATTATGGGTAGCAGTGGAATGATCAATGATATTTCAGATTTTTTTGTATCAATAAGCACCACAGTTACCTTACCTATTTTCACCTTTTTAAGCGCAGGTCTTGTCAATATTTTTGTGCCCAGCGGAGGTGGTCAATGGGCTGTGCAAGGGCCACTGGTATTGGAATCTGCTATACAATTGGGCGTTCCATTGCCACAGGCAGTTATGGCCTTGGCCTATGGGGATCAAGTAACAAATATGTTACAGCCTTTTTGGGCCTTACCGCTTTTAGGGATTACAAAATTAAAGGCCAAAGAAATTCTACCGTATACCTTGATTTTTATGTTAATAGGCAGTCTAGTTTATATAAGCGGTCTCCTTATTTTATAA
- the aat gene encoding leucyl/phenylalanyl-tRNA--protein transferase yields MEKDSKNLPLFFLGDRLEFPPVEAANEDGLLAVGGDLSPERLLLAYKSGIFPWFNEDALILWWSPDPRMVLFPEKIKISKSMRKVLRADQFRLTQNTCFGEVLEKCAKVERKGQEGTWITPKMKLAYLDLFEKGFAKSFEVWEGDVLVGGLYGVDLGHVFCGESMFSTKPNASKFAFIKMVQEFKEKEYKLIDCQVYTEHLKSLGAEEISRDYFMKILKG; encoded by the coding sequence TTGGAAAAAGACTCTAAAAATCTTCCTTTATTCTTTTTAGGAGATAGATTGGAATTTCCTCCAGTTGAAGCTGCCAATGAAGATGGCCTTCTGGCAGTGGGAGGGGATTTATCTCCAGAGCGACTGCTTTTAGCTTATAAAAGCGGAATTTTCCCATGGTTTAATGAGGATGCTTTAATTTTATGGTGGAGTCCTGATCCAAGAATGGTTTTATTCCCTGAGAAAATCAAAATTTCAAAAAGTATGAGAAAAGTATTGCGTGCTGATCAATTTAGATTGACACAAAACACTTGCTTTGGAGAAGTACTGGAAAAGTGCGCAAAAGTTGAGCGCAAAGGTCAGGAAGGAACATGGATTACTCCAAAAATGAAATTGGCCTACCTAGATCTTTTTGAGAAAGGCTTTGCCAAATCTTTTGAGGTATGGGAAGGTGATGTTTTGGTTGGAGGTCTATATGGAGTGGATTTGGGCCATGTTTTCTGTGGAGAAAGCATGTTCAGCACCAAGCCAAACGCTTCTAAGTTTGCTTTTATAAAAATGGTTCAGGAATTTAAGGAAAAAGAGTATAAACTTATTGATTGTCAAGTTTATACGGAACATCTTAAAAGTTTAGGGGCAGAAGAGATTTCAAGAGATTACTTCATGAAAATTTTAAAGGGATAG
- a CDS encoding DNA-3-methyladenine glycosylase I, whose product MNKHRCGWCEGDSLYEDYHDNEWGVPVKDDETLFEFLILETFQAGLSWITVLKKRENFRKAFDNFDYKKIANYDQIKVDELLDNPGIIRNKLKVKATISNAQAFMEVQKEFGSFSTYIWGFVNGKPIKNKLQDYKEGPANTALSDTISKDLKKRGFKFVGSTVIYAQMQATGMVNDHEVSCFRYDEV is encoded by the coding sequence ATGAATAAACACAGATGTGGTTGGTGCGAAGGTGATTCGCTCTACGAAGATTATCATGACAATGAATGGGGCGTTCCCGTAAAAGATGATGAAACGCTATTCGAATTCCTGATTTTAGAAACATTCCAAGCTGGGTTAAGCTGGATTACCGTACTAAAAAAACGTGAAAATTTCAGAAAGGCTTTTGACAATTTTGATTACAAAAAGATTGCCAATTATGACCAAATAAAAGTTGATGAACTTTTGGATAATCCAGGGATAATTAGAAATAAACTAAAAGTAAAAGCTACAATTTCAAACGCACAAGCTTTTATGGAGGTTCAAAAAGAATTTGGCAGTTTTAGTACTTATATTTGGGGGTTTGTAAATGGAAAGCCCATCAAAAATAAACTACAGGACTACAAAGAAGGGCCAGCAAACACAGCACTTTCGGACACCATTAGCAAGGATTTAAAAAAACGTGGTTTTAAATTTGTTGGAAGTACGGTAATCTATGCCCAAATGCAGGCTACGGGAATGGTGAATGATCACGAGGTAAGTTGTTTTAGGTACGACGAAGTTTAA
- a CDS encoding sodium-dependent bicarbonate transport family permease, giving the protein MDLHLLVDNLTNPALLFFFLGIIAVQLKSDLEIPQNSSKFISLYLLFAIGFKGGLELSHSDFNMEIIWSLLFGIFLAISVPVFAYFILRRKFSVENSGAIAAAYGSVSAVTFVTAISFLEIENIDFGGHMVAVMALMEAPSIIIGVLLMAFFKKGKEEKSNFKKVLHHSVTNGSVLLILGSLAIGFLANEHQAEGIKPFTTDIFKGFLAVFLLDMGITSGKKLNDFIKKGWFALIFSIGLPVINGCFVAWFSQFITESVGNRFLFAILAASASYIAVPAAMRIAAPKANPSLYVPMALAFTFPFNITLGMPLYLFIIQCS; this is encoded by the coding sequence ATGGATCTACACCTTCTTGTTGATAACCTAACCAATCCTGCTTTATTATTTTTCTTTCTCGGTATCATAGCAGTTCAATTAAAGAGTGACCTTGAAATTCCACAAAATTCATCAAAGTTTATTTCACTATACCTACTTTTTGCAATAGGTTTTAAGGGAGGGTTAGAACTCTCCCATAGTGATTTTAACATGGAAATAATATGGTCACTTTTATTCGGTATTTTTTTAGCCATCTCAGTTCCAGTTTTCGCTTATTTCATTCTTAGAAGAAAATTTAGTGTTGAAAATTCTGGTGCAATAGCGGCAGCTTATGGCTCCGTTAGTGCAGTCACCTTTGTGACCGCAATCTCTTTTCTAGAAATTGAGAATATAGATTTTGGCGGGCATATGGTTGCTGTAATGGCTTTAATGGAAGCACCTTCCATTATTATAGGAGTATTGTTAATGGCTTTTTTCAAAAAAGGGAAGGAAGAAAAAAGCAACTTTAAAAAAGTCTTGCATCATTCTGTAACAAATGGTAGTGTACTACTGATTTTAGGTAGTTTGGCCATTGGTTTTTTGGCCAATGAACATCAAGCAGAAGGCATTAAACCATTTACTACAGATATTTTCAAAGGCTTTCTAGCGGTATTTCTTTTGGATATGGGCATTACTAGTGGAAAAAAACTAAATGATTTTATAAAGAAGGGCTGGTTTGCCCTTATCTTTTCAATTGGTCTACCGGTAATCAATGGTTGCTTTGTAGCTTGGTTCAGTCAATTCATTACCGAAAGTGTTGGAAATCGCTTTTTATTTGCCATTTTGGCGGCGAGCGCATCCTACATTGCCGTGCCAGCTGCAATGCGAATAGCTGCCCCAAAGGCAAATCCAAGTCTTTATGTGCCAATGGCACTGGCCTTCACCTTTCCTTTTAATATTACTCTGGGAATGCCTCTTTACTTGTTTATAATACAATGCTCCTAA
- a CDS encoding LysR substrate-binding domain-containing protein: MNYTLHQLQIFLKIVEKQSITKASEELYLTQPAVSIQLKNFQSQFPIPLTEIVGRKLFVTDFGREIAHSAERILNEVEGINYKMQSFMGELAGRLKISVVSTGKYVMPYFLSGFMKSNTGVDLIMDVTNKTKVVEGLENNEVDFALVSVLPDHLKLNKVDLMKNVLYLVGNPNYFEQILLSKSMFVKDTPLIFREQGSATRLAMESYLKRRQIQVGKRIELTSNEAVKQAVIAGLGCSVMPLIGIKNELSNGDLKIYPKKGLPIQTTWNLVWLRSKKLSPVASSFLDYLGKEKERIIQEDFSWYEKY, translated from the coding sequence ATGAACTATACATTGCATCAACTACAAATTTTCTTGAAAATTGTTGAAAAACAGAGCATTACAAAAGCTTCAGAAGAACTCTATCTAACACAACCAGCGGTATCTATCCAGCTAAAAAATTTTCAATCCCAGTTTCCAATTCCGTTAACCGAAATAGTGGGAAGAAAATTGTTTGTAACTGATTTTGGAAGAGAAATAGCTCATTCGGCAGAAAGGATTTTGAATGAAGTGGAAGGGATAAATTATAAAATGCAGTCTTTTATGGGTGAACTGGCTGGGCGATTAAAAATATCTGTGGTCTCAACGGGAAAATATGTGATGCCATATTTTTTGTCAGGCTTTATGAAATCCAATACCGGAGTAGATTTAATAATGGATGTTACCAACAAAACAAAAGTGGTAGAGGGCCTGGAAAACAACGAAGTTGATTTTGCCCTTGTTTCGGTATTACCTGACCATTTAAAACTCAATAAGGTTGATTTAATGAAGAATGTATTGTACTTGGTAGGTAATCCCAACTATTTTGAGCAGATTCTGCTATCTAAAAGTATGTTTGTTAAGGATACTCCTTTAATATTTAGAGAACAGGGTTCTGCCACTAGATTGGCAATGGAAAGTTATTTAAAAAGAAGGCAAATCCAAGTTGGAAAACGTATAGAACTTACTTCCAACGAGGCTGTAAAACAAGCTGTAATTGCCGGACTTGGATGCTCGGTTATGCCATTGATAGGGATAAAAAATGAATTAAGTAATGGGGATTTAAAAATATATCCTAAAAAAGGCTTACCCATACAAACAACATGGAATTTGGTTTGGTTGAGGTCAAAAAAACTCTCTCCTGTTGCTTCATCTTTTTTAGATTATTTAGGAAAAGAAAAGGAAAGAATAATTCAGGAGGATTTTAGTTGGTACGAAAAATACTAG